Proteins from one Mycobacterium adipatum genomic window:
- a CDS encoding acyl-CoA dehydrogenase family protein: MSEFDALCANDGDLADLRVRVRRFVAADRDRFGWKPEIDSWLTSWDAGFSERLADAGFVGLTIPTEYGGHGLGFLHRYVVTEELLGAGAPVAAHWFADRQVAPSLLSYGSEEQRRRLLPGIAAGRLYSAIGMSEHGAGSDLAATATRATRTGDGWLLNGTKVWTSGGHRAHFAIVLARTSPLDPEHRHAGFSQFIVTLDAPGVTISPIVTLDGHHHFNEVTFDDVAVGDADLLGEVGDGWHQVTAELGFERSGPERILSTAILIFGVIRALGTQHVDDRTAAEVGDLIGRAMALRQLSVSVARALSDGQDAATRAALVKDLGTRFEQQSVELCADLLDYVDDDGDLRAILATARQHSPMFTLRGGTNEVLRGVIARGLGVR, encoded by the coding sequence GTGAGTGAATTCGATGCGCTGTGCGCCAACGACGGTGATCTGGCCGACCTCCGGGTGAGGGTGCGGCGGTTCGTGGCCGCCGACCGGGATCGATTCGGCTGGAAACCCGAGATCGATTCGTGGTTGACCAGCTGGGATGCCGGTTTCAGCGAACGGCTGGCCGACGCCGGATTCGTCGGGCTGACCATCCCGACCGAGTACGGGGGGCACGGGCTGGGCTTCCTGCACCGCTACGTCGTCACCGAGGAACTGCTGGGCGCGGGGGCACCGGTGGCCGCGCACTGGTTCGCCGATCGCCAGGTCGCGCCGTCGCTGTTGAGTTACGGCAGCGAGGAGCAGCGCCGGCGGCTGCTGCCCGGCATCGCGGCGGGCCGGCTCTACTCGGCGATCGGGATGAGCGAACACGGCGCCGGCTCCGACCTGGCCGCGACCGCCACCCGCGCCACCCGCACCGGTGATGGCTGGCTGCTCAACGGCACCAAGGTGTGGACGAGCGGTGGGCATCGCGCCCACTTCGCGATCGTGCTGGCGCGCACCAGCCCGCTCGACCCCGAGCACCGGCACGCCGGGTTCAGTCAGTTCATCGTCACGCTGGATGCGCCCGGTGTCACCATCAGCCCGATCGTGACGCTGGACGGGCACCACCACTTCAACGAGGTGACCTTCGACGATGTCGCCGTCGGCGACGCCGACCTCCTGGGCGAGGTCGGCGACGGCTGGCACCAGGTGACCGCCGAACTCGGCTTCGAACGCAGCGGTCCGGAGCGCATCCTGTCGACCGCCATCCTGATCTTCGGGGTGATCAGAGCGCTCGGCACCCAGCACGTCGACGATCGCACCGCTGCCGAGGTCGGCGATCTGATCGGACGGGCGATGGCGCTGCGGCAGTTGTCGGTATCGGTGGCCCGGGCGCTGTCCGATGGCCAGGATGCGGCGACCAGGGCCGCCCTGGTGAAAGACCTCGGGACGCGTTTCGAGCAGCAGTCCGTGGAGCTGTGCGCTGACCTGTTGGACTACGTCGACGACGACGGGGACCTGCGCGCGATCCTGGCCACCGCCCGGCAGCATTCGCCGATGTTCACGCTGCGCGGCGGGACGAACGAGGTGCTGCGCGGTGTGATCGCGCGTGGGCTGGGGGTGCGGTAG
- a CDS encoding acyl-CoA dehydrogenase family protein, which produces MDELKQLVDDIGRRSYDAQFGKRRLPEVFDADLWHTLDESGLTRLITEQDAGPRELAVVLAGLARHAAAVPIAETDLLAGWLAAEAGLEVPAGPLTVGIGAGGVARDVPWPTDAAIVLAAREADGLYVGLLHDPEVTAGHNLAGEPRGALEYDTDGLTGLDPAVGDELVRRGAWARCVQIIGAFDAALELTVAHTSERVQFGRALSKFQAVQHSLAAMAGEIEQARAATDLATAAVTDYGFGHARADYAVTVAKVAVGRAVTPVTTIAHQLHGAIGVTIEHQLWSATMRARSWSDEFGSTAGYARRLGRWALQAEDPWDVLISSPTS; this is translated from the coding sequence ATGGACGAGCTCAAGCAGCTGGTCGACGATATCGGCCGCCGATCCTATGACGCGCAGTTCGGCAAGCGCCGGCTGCCCGAGGTGTTCGACGCCGACCTGTGGCACACCCTGGACGAGTCCGGGCTGACCCGGCTGATCACAGAGCAGGACGCCGGCCCCCGGGAGTTGGCGGTGGTGCTGGCCGGGCTGGCCCGCCACGCCGCAGCCGTGCCGATCGCCGAGACCGATCTGCTGGCGGGCTGGCTGGCCGCCGAGGCGGGGTTGGAGGTCCCGGCCGGACCGTTGACCGTGGGGATCGGCGCGGGCGGGGTGGCCCGCGATGTGCCATGGCCGACGGACGCCGCGATCGTGCTGGCCGCCCGCGAGGCCGACGGCCTGTACGTCGGACTGCTGCACGATCCGGAGGTGACCGCCGGGCACAACCTGGCCGGCGAGCCGCGCGGCGCCCTGGAGTACGACACCGACGGCTTGACCGGGTTGGACCCGGCCGTCGGGGACGAGCTGGTGCGCCGCGGCGCCTGGGCCAGGTGCGTGCAGATCATCGGCGCGTTCGATGCCGCGTTGGAGCTGACCGTCGCGCACACCAGCGAGCGGGTGCAGTTCGGGCGCGCGCTGAGTAAGTTCCAGGCGGTCCAGCACTCGCTGGCCGCCATGGCCGGCGAGATCGAACAGGCCAGGGCGGCAACCGATCTGGCCACCGCTGCGGTGACCGATTACGGATTCGGCCATGCCAGGGCGGACTACGCGGTGACCGTGGCCAAGGTTGCCGTCGGCCGCGCCGTCACCCCGGTCACCACTATCGCCCATCAACTGCACGGCGCAATCGGGGTCACCATCGAGCATCAGCTGTGGTCGGCCACCATGCGGGCGCGCAGTTGGAGCGATGAGTTCGGCAGCACCGCCGGCTACGCCCGCCGGCTGGGCCGGTGGGCGCTGCAGGCCGAGGACCCGTGGGATGTGCTGATCAGCTCGCCGACGTCATGA
- a CDS encoding arylamine N-acetyltransferase family protein — translation MAPDTAAYLARIDHRSTVEPTLDTLHALVAGHNRSIPFENLDPLMGIPVHDLSAQALTAKLVHRRRGGYCYENNGVLGYVLEDLGYGVDRLAGRVVWMQPPGAPQAGLTHNVLAVTVPGEEGRFLVDVGFGGQTLSSPIRLQAGPVQQTRHEPYRLVEHPEGMALQTRIHDDWLPLYQFSLRTQPLVDLSIGSWYSSTYPDAVFVVGLSVALVTDDARWNLRGRNLAIHAGGGTEKIRLNSAADVLDQITGRFGIDVAGLGDVEARISQVLDS, via the coding sequence ATGGCACCCGATACCGCCGCTTATCTCGCCCGCATCGATCATCGAAGCACGGTCGAACCCACGCTGGACACCCTGCATGCGCTGGTGGCCGGGCACAACCGGTCCATCCCGTTCGAGAACCTCGATCCGCTGATGGGCATCCCGGTGCACGATCTGAGCGCGCAGGCGTTGACGGCCAAGCTGGTGCACCGCCGCCGCGGCGGCTACTGCTACGAGAACAACGGCGTGCTCGGCTACGTGCTGGAAGACCTGGGCTACGGCGTGGACCGGCTGGCCGGGCGGGTCGTCTGGATGCAGCCACCCGGCGCTCCGCAGGCCGGGCTGACCCACAACGTGCTGGCCGTCACGGTGCCCGGCGAGGAGGGCCGGTTCCTCGTCGACGTGGGCTTCGGCGGGCAGACGTTGAGCTCACCGATCCGGCTGCAGGCCGGTCCGGTGCAACAGACCCGCCACGAGCCCTACCGGCTGGTGGAACATCCGGAGGGGATGGCACTGCAGACCCGGATTCACGACGACTGGCTGCCGCTCTACCAGTTCAGCCTGCGGACCCAGCCGCTCGTCGACCTCAGCATCGGCAGCTGGTACTCCTCGACCTACCCGGATGCGGTGTTCGTCGTCGGCCTGTCGGTTGCCCTGGTCACCGACGATGCCCGCTGGAATCTGCGCGGCCGCAACCTCGCCATCCACGCCGGGGGTGGCACCGAGAAGATCCGGCTGAACTCCGCGGCCGACGTGCTCGACCAGATCACCGGTCGGTTCGGCATCGACGTGGCCGGCCTCGGGGACGTCGAGGCCCGCATCAGCCAGGTCTTGGACTCATGA
- a CDS encoding 1-acyl-sn-glycerol-3-phosphate acyltransferase, with protein sequence MSSPDIDPTEITKFDPSLTEKVMGWLRPFLKTYHRSEVRGLENFPHGGALVVCNHSGGLFPMDVPIFAADFYERFGYGRPVYTLSHAMLMIGPTGDFFKKTGFILASHENADEALRSGGVVVVFPGGDYDVYRPSTDANKIDFDGRQGYVRAAINAGVPIVPMVGIGGQETQLYLSRGTWLAKRLGPIARLARTKIVPLSFGFPFGLSAVVPMNVPLPSKIVMQVLPPVDIEAEFGDTPDIDEVDAHVRRVMQSALDDLAEERRLPVIG encoded by the coding sequence ATGAGCTCGCCGGATATCGATCCCACCGAGATCACCAAGTTCGATCCCAGCCTGACCGAGAAAGTGATGGGGTGGCTGCGGCCGTTCCTGAAGACCTATCACCGCTCCGAGGTTCGCGGACTGGAGAACTTTCCCCACGGGGGCGCGCTGGTGGTGTGCAACCACTCGGGCGGCCTGTTCCCGATGGACGTCCCCATCTTCGCCGCGGACTTCTACGAGCGGTTCGGCTACGGGCGCCCGGTGTACACGCTGAGCCACGCCATGCTGATGATCGGACCCACCGGAGACTTCTTCAAGAAGACCGGCTTCATTCTCGCCAGCCATGAGAACGCCGACGAGGCGCTGCGCTCCGGCGGCGTCGTCGTGGTCTTCCCCGGGGGTGATTACGACGTCTACCGCCCCAGCACCGATGCCAACAAGATCGACTTCGACGGTCGGCAGGGTTACGTGCGCGCCGCCATCAACGCCGGGGTGCCCATCGTGCCGATGGTCGGCATCGGCGGCCAGGAGACCCAGCTCTACCTGTCCCGCGGCACCTGGCTGGCCAAGCGTCTGGGACCGATCGCCCGACTGGCACGCACCAAGATCGTGCCGCTGTCCTTCGGTTTCCCGTTCGGCCTGTCCGCAGTGGTGCCGATGAATGTGCCGCTGCCATCGAAGATCGTCATGCAGGTGCTGCCCCCGGTCGATATCGAGGCCGAGTTCGGCGACACACCCGATATCGACGAGGTCGACGCGCATGTCCGCCGGGTCATGCAGAGCGCGCTCGACGACCTCGCCGAGGAACGCCGGCTGCCGGTGATCGGCTGA